The following nucleotide sequence is from Aedes aegypti strain LVP_AGWG chromosome 3, AaegL5.0 Primary Assembly, whole genome shotgun sequence.
attataaacagtttatctgaaaatgtgagagctctacacaaaaactgtcttcgaCAAACTCATTCATCTCAACGAAATTTATAAGTTTGCTGGATATACAATGACGAGTTGTGTTGAGTTATGTCAACTATTAAAATGTCTAAATATTCACTTTAGTTAACCCATTattacttttgatattttgattggaaagatcattcaaaaattttgaaattctggGTATGTTTAAAGAATTGTAAACTTTTCATCTAAATAGATCGATAAACTcagaggccttccttagtcgagtggttagcatccgcagctacaaagcaatgaCATGCTAAaacggtgtctgggttcgaatctcggGGTTGTCCATTCATCCAGTAATAATAGTAGTTCAAAAAATACttgaatcaaaaatttatattattaaataaaattattatatctAACAAATCTATCAAGATACAGAGCTTTctaatctacaaaaaaaaaatatttacaatatatttatgatttttcagatttttacaaTATCGGCAGAGGTTCACCCACataaacaattgtgtttctccatttcatgccaaacactgacCCGTTCATTCCAATGAAATCATGTCCACCATGtattaaacttttttcattGGTTTTTCGTTGGGAAGTAGCAGCTTTCCTATCCTCTCCACTCCTGCAGCACAATCCGCCATTGATCTGCCATCCAACTCGACAAACCCCGTCCATATCCATCAGTTCCACACCTTGCGACACAATTGCTCCTCTAATATTTGCTACCCATCGGCAGAGCCATCTGTTTTGTGCCAAAGTTACTTTTTTCAGCTTTGGAAATGCTTCCGGGAATCTTTGTAGCTCCTTCAAATGATTCCCCCAAAGATGCAACCTCTCCAGTTTCGGTATGCTAGACATTCCTATATCGAACACCACCAATCCATTCTTCGAAACATCCAGCATCTTTAGGTGATTGTTGTCCTCGAACCACTGCACATTCAAATAAGACAAGTTACAATAGGCTACATCAATCTCTTCCAGCATCCTTAGGGATGTCAAGCTGGGTGACCACTCTGAAAACTTTCTTGAACGAACGGTCAGCTGTTTAAGATAGTTGTTCGGCTCGTCAGATGCCCTCAATGATACTAAACCCGTATCGATAACCTGGATCCTCTCCAAACGGGTAGTTGAACCTATGAGCATTTCACGTACCGTTCCTTTGCGGAACGTGATCCTCCTTGTTGATGCTTTCAACGTCTTAAACATATCCGGTCCAAAGGAAGGAAAATGGCATCTGCGAAACTCCAAATGTGTATCCGTGGGTAAGTTGGCAACGCTGAAATTGGCCGTTGTAACATACTCGACCGGAGAGCTTCCCAAGGCCCGATATTTGCCATTGTAGCGACAGCTGCTCTGCGGTAGCAAAGATGTCACCACTATGAGAACCGTTGTTAGCGTTAGGCTAAAATTGAATCGGTTAGCAGATCGAtataatttgtaatgaaatttctTACGCCGAGATTGCTGCCATAGTCTATTTCAAGCCACCGTTGAGACAATACTGAAACTGATTGTAAACATAGGCAAACTCTATGAATTATAATAATGAGTGCAATTACACACCGCTCATGAGCGGCCCCTGATTGACTGATAAGTTTGAAAGAAACTGACAGCCGTAAGaaatgtttctgttttttttattgctttGGATAGATGCACCACTGCTGCACCAGAGTATGGAATGATGATGACTCAGATCAGATTATTTTTGAGACGGGCGGCAAACGGCAATAATGTTGAATATAAGTATAGCTCAGTGTGTCTTCCTCTTTCTGGTATACTGTCTCATCTGGGAtaaatcctgcttctcagctaagtgttcttatgcgTACTTTCTATTAGCTGAGAGAATCCTTagtcaattgatcatttttgtttgtcacgaaaggatcctcgaccggcgggattcgaacagcatagtcttgctgaataattGCAACACCTTCAAATGAAATATATTATACAGCTTTATTACATGATATGCAGATATGCCAATATGTTAGTATTACTAGTAAAAGAGTCCAACTATCTTTAAACGATCTGCCTTGTGCCAATCTCCAAGTAGCAGTATAATGTGTAAAGCGTACATTGCCTTGAACTCAAACTGCGTGGTGAAGTAGTTTTGAGATTTGAAGCTTTACTGCAAGCACCAAAGAGTCCAAACACGTTTAGTACCGTGTTGGTCAAAGATTAAAAGCCTTCAAGTTACTGTGCCTTGTTCCTCTCCTACTGTGAAAGAAGCTTCGATTTAGTACAGCCAGCTGATAGGGTCTTAGTTTGACGATGTTTTCGCCTGCTAGTATGCAACAATTGCTGTGCGATCATGTTTGAGCTACTCGCTTATGATTGATGGAAAATTGGCACGAtcgctttaaggtgaaacatcttggagtacaaagatggccgtcacaatggccgacttgtgcccctactcacgatttcaaaggcactaaactggagaaatagttgtcaaacatttctgatcttcttattttaagctttctgcttgtgcacaaagctaaaataaaaagttcactgttgttggatacttccttcgcgagatttgtgcctttgaagttttagtgcaatcttagaaattgattccaaactgtttcaccttaagtgttAAGCTTTAGCGTCATGCAGCAGGTGAAATAATAATGCTTTGTGTGTTCACAGTTAAATTATTTTATAGTCAGTAACGATTTACTTATTGAGCAGGTAGCCAtgttattcattaaaaaaaactgagttCAAAATTAGCGAATCCAAAGGTCATACATTTTGCGTAGAACCAGGAGTagatttaaaacattatatTAAAACAAACCCCTTCTAACATCGATagataataaatttaaattttaacaaCCTACAAATatgttcatacatttttttatgaaacttcaTGTAAAATTGTATGTAACATATGTAACGCAGATTGCTTTTCCTCGGAATAACTTTTCAGTTCAATGGTTAATTGTGGGGATGCATAATGAGAAAAAACGCTatatgagagggattccaataaattggtcagatgaagttaagtatctagggctcatgctagcttttgaaattttaaggccagccatgttgtatgctgtaccaatataggCTAGCTGAAATCGACTCACCAGTagaaaatctgaactgctacggcaaatgaaatgtaatatgttgttaacaaaatgtttatctaatcttaaatttgttttaccaaattaggatgatagtgttgtctaacacagaacacctagatataagaaattaatgtaatgtttgcaacgatactaataaagaaataaaaaaaaaacgctatgTCACAGGGATGAACATTTTAGTTTCGAAAAGTTCTTTCAAATTCAAACTGCGtatcaacaaaattttaaaccgtCCGTAACATTATTGCATTATTATTTGCAAAGATTGGCTTGCAATCAGTTTTAATGGCATTGGAAGTAGGCCGCTAGGCCAAAGACCGTTGGACTAAGTGCCTTTAGACCGAATAGACCGAATAGTGTTGGTAGACTCacattcaaatttcaatcattgaTTACTCTCGCAAGAGCCAACTTAggatctgcttcgcaaaactCACGCATGAGCTTTCAATGCAAAATTACTTGCTGACGCTCATGCCGTTGAAAATGATTCAATCATAAAACCCATCGGAAATCTGTCGGAACTCATGGTATTATTTACAttagaaatgttaaaaaaaaataagtgctATGCCTGAAAAATCTATCGAAATACTAGCCAATTAGTCAAACAGATGAGTAAACTCATGCGATTTTAGCTGTTTCATGCGTGACCTACATGAAAAAACAGCTAGCGTGAAAAATTAGAAGCATTAGATACgagaatttgagatttttgcaattctGTTTAGGTCAAGATATTGTTTGGTGAAAATTACAAACAACTGTTTAAAATTACTAACTCATTTATAagtatttttccttctttcaaacaaaggcagttctttctagttatatttcacagcggATATTATGGGCTTTAAGGTAATGTAGATAATTTTGACCCAGGCATTgtagaattcgttctcaattgatttcaatgcatgtttaacgttcaacgccccgtcatcgtaatcgtcgtcatcatcgaaacttcgaAAGCAGTTAttatgttcaaaactaaaacttcttcgatgaaaatgtgttcattgtgtttcggttggagaatagaatacagtgaacacattttcctgtaaatttcttgattttgaacgaaaaaaactactttcgaaaattccgaaatcaatgacggatcctgccccgtTAACCCGCAAAGTGCCGGgacgaacctaaaattttcaaaatgctcgttctcagtaatgctccaaccgattttcgagatttttggctTTTAGTGAAGGGGAATAGTTGTACTAACTTTCTGCGTTGGTGCCGCCCCGCCaaaaccctccccgttttttggagatgcaaatatgtctgtgtttttttctgtttttcacGCTGAGCTGACCAAATAGCTCTGGTTCTTAATTGGATTCGTCGCCCAGTTACCTAAATCTTATCAGAGAGGTACCGTTCAGTGAGGGGATGGTTACACACATCTCGGGAGTAACTTGGCTCCGATGATAAGTAACCTGGTTCtccggaaaatccggaatattCGTGAAGATGGTCAATTCGTGAAAGTCGTCCTAAACAGCTGCGGTTTTTTGCCAATTCATGAGATTTCATTATCAAAGAACGTAATAGATGATCGGAATTGCTTATCGACATGAGTGGCCACAATaacggcctccggaagatccggaacatccgtaaaaatggtcatttcgtgaaaactatcctagaccaccgggattttttccaatgttatcagaattgataattatggaatacaatggacgatttggactgttcatggacataggtggccactataatgacctccggaagatccggaacatccgtaaaaatggtcatttcgtgaaaaccatcctagaccaccgggattttttccaatgatatgagaattgataattatggaatataatggatGATTTAGACTATTTATGGACATAGGTGGCTACTATAAtgacctccggaagatccggaacatccgtaaaaatggtcatttcgtgaaaactatcctagaccaccaggatttttccaatgaattcagaattgataattatggaatataatggatTATTTAgactgttcatggacataggtggccactataatgacctccggaagatccggaacatccgaaaaaatggtcatttcgtgaaaactatcctagaccaccgggatttttcCCAATGTTATCAGAATTGATAGttatggaatataatggatgatttggactgttcatgcacataggtggccactataatggcctccggaagatccggaacatccgtaaaaaatggtcatttcgtgaaaactatcctagaccaccgggattcTTTCCAATgttatcagaattgataattatagaatataatggatgatttggactgttcatggacataggtggccactataatgacctccggaagatccggaacatccgtaaaaatggtcatttcgtgaaaactatcctagaccaccgggattttttccaatgttatcagaattgataattatggaatataatggaGGATTTGGACTGTTTATGcacataggt
It contains:
- the LOC5579282 gene encoding uncharacterized protein LOC5579282; its protein translation is MAAISALTLTTVLIVVTSLLPQSSCRYNGKYRALGSSPVEYVTTANFSVANLPTDTHLEFRRCHFPSFGPDMFKTLKASTRRITFRKGTVREMLIGSTTRLERIQVIDTGLVSLRASDEPNNYLKQLTVRSRKFSEWSPSLTSLRMLEEIDVAYCNLSYLNVQWFEDNNHLKMLDVSKNGLVVFDIGMSSIPKLERLHLWGNHLKELQRFPEAFPKLKKVTLAQNRWLCRWVANIRGAIVSQGVELMDMDGVCRVGWQINGGLCCRSGEDRKAATSQRKTNEKSLIHGGHDFIGMNGSVFGMKWRNTIVYVGEPLPIL